In Anomaloglossus baeobatrachus isolate aAnoBae1 chromosome 3, aAnoBae1.hap1, whole genome shotgun sequence, one genomic interval encodes:
- the GJA10 gene encoding gap junction alpha-10 protein has product MGDWNLLGSILEEVHIHSTIVGKIWLTILFIFRMLVLGVAAEDVWDDEQEEFICNTDQPGCRNVCYDRAFPISLIRYWVLQIIFVSSPSLVYMGHALYRLRALEKERQRKKAQLRAELEALEAVIDEHRRLEKELRKLEEQKKVNKAPLRGSLLRTYVLHILTRSVVEVGFMVGQYFLYGFDLNPLYKCSRSPCPNVVDCFVSRPTEKTIFMVFMHSIAAVSLFLNILEIFHLGIKKIRKGLYGKHIANVTKDEISICKSKKSSVQQVCLLSNSSPNKIIPLSSSGYKLIPDQQLDSVGLPAYLPPAPGFKDVHMICDQNQFGKVMATEKHKRCVDQLNTDQHSGQLNIHCKQDSCYVERQRIGNHIDQYHGQVLSKTSLDHTGDHREEPHISSLQKRNLSSSSEDSNRKSQRNSCLGSKSCLKSHQSLDQTRHSTVHPLKSCLHSSHTELPTALRKYSRVSSCKDFAEDRSDSPESGQRKVSSTSRGFSEGRLTSDPDSSDSRNGSGSESRRREESSSTTPPPQPGRRMSMASRGRLSKSYPLYRLLV; this is encoded by the coding sequence ATGGGTGATTGGAACTTGCTAGGAAGCATACTTGAAGAAGTTCACATTCATTCAACTATAGTTGGGAAAATATGGCTCACCATCCTCTTCATATTTCGGATGTTGGTGCTTGGAGTGGCTGCTGAAGATGTTTGGGATGACGAACAAGAGGAATTTATCTGTAACACAGATCAACCAGGTTGCAGGAACGTTTGTTATGACCGAGCATTCCCTATCTCACTTATTCGGTACTGGGTATTACAAATAATCTTTGTGTCTTCTCCATCCCTTGTGTACATGGGACATGCACTTTACAGACTGAGAGCTCTGGAAAAGGAGAGGCAAAGAAAAAAAGCACAGCTcagagcagagctggaagcattggAAGCCGTTATTGATGAACACAGGAGACTTGAGAAAGAGCTAAGAAAGCTAGAGGAACAAAAAAAAGTAAACAAGGCCCCCCTTAGAGGATCTCTATTACGTACATATGTGCTGCATATCCTAACCAGATCAGTTGTAGAAGTTGGCTTTATGGTAGGCCAGTATTTTTTGTATGGCTTTGACCTTAACCCTTTATATAAATGTTCCCGTTCTCCTTGTCCAAATGTAGTAGACTGCTTTGTTTCAAGACCAACCGAGAAGACTATATTTATGGTCTTTATGCACAGTATAGCTGCTGTGTCACTATTTCTGAATATTTTAGAAATTTTTCATTTAGGTATAAAGAAGATCAGAAAAGGACTTTATGGGAAACACATAGCCAATGTCACAAAGGATGAAATAAGCATTTGTAAATCTAAGAAGAGCTCAGTGCAGCAGGTTTGTTTGCTAAGTAATTCTTCACCAAACAAGATTATTCCTCTGTCCTCAAGTGGCTACAAATTGATACCTGACCAGCAATTGGACTCAGTTGGATTACCAGCCTATCTTCCACCAGCACCTGGATTTAAAGATGTACACATGATCTGTGACCAAAACCAATTTGGTAAAGTTATGGCTACAGAGAAGCATAAAAGATGTGTAGATCAACTTAACACAGATCAACATAGTGGACAGCTTAATATACATTGCAAGCAagactcttgttatgtagagcgccAGAGGATTGGTAATCACATAGACCAATACCATGGACAAGTTCTCAGCAAGACTTCCCTTGATCACACAGGAGATCATAGAGAAGAACCCCACATTTCCTCCCTACAGAAGAGGAATCTCTCATCTAGCAGTGAAGATTCTAACAGGAAATCACAACGTAACAGTTGTCTCGGGTCCAAGAGCTGCCTTAAAAGCCATCAATCTTTGGATCAAACAAGGCATAGCACAGTGCATCCTCTGAAATCATGCCTTCATTCTAGCCATACAGAGCTCCCAACAGCATTGCGCAAATACAGCAGAGTCAGTAGCTGTAAGGACTTTGCAGAAGATCGAAGTGACTCACCAGAAAGTGGACAACGTAAAGTGAGCTCCACCTCCAGAGGGTTTTCAGAGGGCAGACTGACTAGTGACCCAGATAGTTCTGATTCAAGAAATGGTTCAGGATCTGAGTCAAGACGGCGAGAGGAAAGCTCCAGTACTACACCACCTCCCCAACCTGGGCGCAGAATGTCAATGGCAAGTAGAGGCCGGCTGTCAAAGTCTTATCCTCTTTACAGGCTATTGGTTTAG